In a single window of the Bradyrhizobium sp. ORS 285 genome:
- a CDS encoding toprim domain-containing protein — MAGDASELAHRLAREAEAVCRHYLSQGRREGRYWLVGDVNNTPGRSLFVRLHASSKGAAGKWVDAATGEHGDLLDIIGTTCGLQSFREIAEEARRFLKLPRWQREPPVETKVVRPRDAIKAARRLFGMAQPLPGTLGETYLANRGIDPPVSTDALRFHPRCFYRPEDTDVVETWPALIAAVTDLKGRITGVHRTWLDPDGFDDRRLGKAPIDSPRRAMGDLLGHAVRFGIGDDVLAAGEGIETMLSLRTVLPTLPVVAALSANHLATLLWPATLRRLYVAVDADAAGVSAAKALTTRALDSGIEAVALCPRLEDFNEDLRAFGRTQLREMLRPQLLPEDAARFMGVGAA; from the coding sequence ATGGCAGGTGACGCGTCCGAACTGGCACACCGGCTTGCGCGTGAGGCCGAGGCGGTGTGTCGTCACTATCTCTCCCAGGGCCGGCGCGAAGGACGCTATTGGCTGGTCGGCGACGTCAACAACACGCCCGGCCGGTCGCTGTTCGTCCGGCTGCACGCCTCATCGAAGGGAGCAGCCGGCAAATGGGTAGATGCCGCGACCGGCGAGCATGGTGATCTGCTCGACATCATCGGGACGACGTGTGGCCTGCAAAGCTTCCGCGAGATTGCCGAGGAGGCGCGCCGCTTCCTGAAGCTGCCCCGGTGGCAGCGCGAGCCCCCTGTGGAGACCAAGGTCGTCCGCCCGCGCGATGCGATCAAAGCGGCCCGTCGCCTGTTTGGAATGGCTCAGCCGTTGCCTGGGACGCTCGGAGAGACCTATCTCGCAAACCGCGGGATCGACCCGCCAGTCAGCACCGATGCTCTCCGCTTTCATCCGCGCTGCTTCTATCGTCCGGAAGACACAGACGTTGTGGAGACCTGGCCGGCGCTGATTGCCGCTGTGACCGATCTCAAGGGCCGCATCACGGGCGTCCATCGAACCTGGCTCGATCCCGACGGCTTCGACGATCGCAGACTTGGCAAGGCGCCGATCGATTCGCCGCGGCGGGCGATGGGCGATCTGCTCGGACATGCCGTTCGCTTCGGCATCGGTGACGATGTGCTGGCGGCCGGAGAGGGCATCGAGACCATGCTGTCGTTGCGCACGGTGCTGCCGACCTTGCCGGTTGTCGCCGCACTCTCGGCCAATCATCTCGCCACGCTGCTGTGGCCGGCCACGCTGCGCCGGCTCTATGTCGCTGTCGATGCCGATGCCGCAGGTGTCAGTGCGGCGAAGGCTTTGACGACACGTGCGCTGGACTCCGGCATTGAGGCGGTCGCACTTTGTCCGCGCCTGGAGGACTTCAACGAAGATCTCCGCGCGTTCGGGAGAACCCAGCTTCGGGAGATGCTGCGGCCTCAGTTGCTGCCCGAAGACGCCGCGAGGTTCATGGGCGTGGGTGCGGCCTAG
- a CDS encoding strawberry notch family protein, whose amino-acid sequence MVTETSCPAAPFALLARAKATHRAAELLLQNLARGERIDARCLRHAMQTVFGASDAEGSWDWKTAYEACEIAAVLFLAKYGPAIIKASNGSPSAMLPMVSKIAALLPSHTRRSMESQSFQQFSTPLPLALAAAAAAQVTSADRVLEPSAGTGSLAIFAELAGGSLLLNELAASRAALLNLVFAGLTMTRFDAAQIDDYLDRARVPSVVLMNPPFSATVNVDRPQADTTLRHVSSALARLGEGGRLVAITAAGFAPDNPTWTDAFVRLQERGLLVFSAAIDGSVYARQGTTTATRLLVIDKQPAQDPCVFPQSAGMAPDVRTLLDWITALVPPRLPMVGRLVAPAGEPVGLRARAGRVPLAACEPSSAPAREPAGCELAYELVEDMSEDGPRLTEALYEAYRLQSIRIVGAKPHPTKLVQSAAMASVLPPKPTYRPHVLPQLVSNGVLSDAQLESLIYAGEAHGGFLAGSWSVDETFDQVRAAGDGAEGAVRFRRGWFLGDGTGAGKGRQVAGILLDNWLKGRRHAIWVSKSDKLIEDAQRDWAALGMERLLVTPLSRFRQGTPIRLDEAILFTTYATLRTDERGEKLSRVRQIFDWVGRDFDGVIIFDESHAMQNAAGNKGDRGEQAASQQGRAGLRLQHALPNARVIYVSATGATTVHNLAYAQRLGLWGGADFPFATRADFVAAIEEGGVAAMEVMARDLKALGLYAARSLSFEGVEYELLEHRLTDEQVRIYDAYAEAFAVIHNNLEAAMRAANITGATGTLNAQAKSAARSAFESAKQRFFGHLLTSMKTPTLINAIKRDLDAGHAAVIQIVSTGEALTERRLAEIPTEEWGDVQVDITPREYVLDYLAHSFPVQLYEPFTDGEGNLSSRPVTRDGQPVECREAVARRTEMIERLASLAPVPGALDQIVQRFGTDVVAEVTGRSRRIVRMRDRLVVETRAASANLAEAAAFMDDQKRVLVFSDAGGTGRSYHAELSAKNTRQRVHYLLEPGWKADAAIQGLGRTNRTNQAQPPLFRPIATNVKAEKRFLSTIARRLDTLGAITRGQRQTGGQGLFRPEDNLESPHARDALRQLYGLLVRGQVGSCSLERFEQATGLKLTDENGLRDELPPITTFLNRLLALTIELQNILFMVFEQLLAARIEGAIASGTLDVGLETLRAESLVVTGRRTIYSHPATGAETHLVTITQRDRNQPLPLNEALERLLQRRAVPLRNIRTGRAAIQLPALSGLLDDGEIERRVHLIGPMGRQTLPLAKLAEHDWVEADREQFKAGWTAQLASIPEFSTSTIYLVTGLLLPIWKRLPQEFTRVYRLQTDAGERIIGRKVPLSWVSAMSREAPVLAPEDAFAALLRDDYALDLAEGLQLRRVRVMSVVRIELSGFAEGLRDCLRAYGLFGEIISWKLRMFIPTDPSGAAVLAKVLERFPIADVRGRERT is encoded by the coding sequence ATGGTCACCGAGACGAGCTGCCCTGCGGCTCCCTTCGCTCTCCTTGCTCGCGCCAAAGCCACCCATCGTGCCGCCGAGCTGCTGCTCCAAAATCTTGCCCGCGGCGAGCGCATCGATGCGAGGTGCCTGCGCCACGCCATGCAGACCGTCTTCGGCGCCAGTGATGCCGAAGGCAGCTGGGACTGGAAGACGGCGTACGAGGCCTGCGAGATCGCCGCCGTTCTGTTCCTCGCCAAGTACGGCCCAGCGATCATCAAGGCCAGCAATGGCAGCCCCTCGGCCATGCTGCCAATGGTCAGCAAGATCGCAGCGCTTCTGCCGAGCCATACCAGGCGCTCGATGGAGAGCCAGAGCTTCCAACAGTTCTCGACGCCGCTGCCGTTGGCGCTTGCCGCGGCCGCGGCGGCGCAGGTGACCTCGGCCGATCGCGTCCTGGAGCCGTCCGCAGGGACCGGGAGCCTCGCTATCTTCGCGGAGCTCGCCGGCGGCTCGCTTCTGCTCAACGAGCTCGCTGCAAGCCGCGCAGCGTTGCTCAATCTGGTGTTCGCAGGGCTGACCATGACGCGCTTCGACGCTGCGCAGATCGATGACTATCTCGATAGGGCGCGCGTCCCGAGCGTGGTCCTGATGAACCCGCCGTTCTCGGCAACGGTGAATGTGGATCGGCCCCAGGCCGATACGACGTTGCGCCATGTGTCTTCAGCGCTTGCTCGGCTTGGAGAGGGCGGGCGCCTCGTCGCTATTACTGCCGCTGGCTTTGCGCCGGACAATCCGACCTGGACGGACGCCTTCGTGCGCCTGCAGGAGCGAGGTCTTCTCGTGTTCTCCGCTGCGATCGACGGATCGGTCTACGCACGACAAGGCACGACGACTGCCACGCGCTTGCTGGTGATCGACAAGCAGCCGGCGCAGGATCCTTGCGTGTTTCCGCAGTCGGCGGGAATGGCACCGGATGTCCGGACCTTGCTCGACTGGATCACGGCGCTCGTGCCGCCCCGGCTGCCGATGGTGGGTCGGCTCGTCGCGCCGGCGGGGGAGCCCGTTGGTCTCCGTGCGAGAGCAGGGCGCGTCCCGCTTGCTGCCTGCGAACCTTCGTCGGCGCCGGCCCGCGAGCCGGCCGGCTGCGAGCTCGCCTATGAACTCGTGGAGGATATGTCCGAGGACGGACCTCGCCTGACCGAGGCGCTCTATGAGGCGTATCGGCTACAGTCGATCCGAATTGTTGGAGCGAAACCTCATCCGACAAAGTTGGTGCAATCAGCGGCGATGGCTTCGGTCTTGCCGCCCAAGCCCACGTATCGGCCGCATGTGCTGCCTCAACTCGTCAGCAACGGCGTTCTCTCCGATGCTCAGCTCGAGAGCCTCATCTACGCCGGCGAGGCGCATGGTGGATTCCTCGCAGGCTCCTGGAGCGTCGATGAGACCTTCGACCAAGTCCGCGCAGCCGGCGATGGCGCCGAGGGAGCGGTGCGTTTCCGGCGCGGCTGGTTCCTCGGCGATGGCACCGGTGCGGGCAAGGGTCGCCAGGTCGCAGGCATTCTGCTCGACAATTGGCTGAAGGGCCGTCGCCACGCGATCTGGGTCAGCAAGTCCGATAAGCTGATCGAGGACGCCCAGCGGGATTGGGCGGCGCTCGGCATGGAGCGGCTCTTGGTGACGCCGCTGTCGCGCTTCCGCCAGGGCACGCCGATCCGGCTCGATGAAGCCATCCTTTTTACGACCTACGCCACGCTACGGACCGACGAGAGGGGCGAGAAGCTTTCCCGCGTCCGCCAAATCTTCGATTGGGTGGGGCGCGACTTCGATGGCGTGATCATCTTCGACGAGAGCCATGCGATGCAGAACGCCGCGGGCAACAAGGGCGATCGGGGCGAGCAGGCGGCTTCACAGCAGGGTCGCGCTGGCTTGCGCTTGCAGCACGCACTGCCGAATGCCCGCGTCATCTACGTCTCGGCAACAGGTGCGACCACCGTCCACAACCTCGCTTATGCCCAGCGACTCGGATTGTGGGGCGGTGCCGACTTCCCGTTTGCGACGCGCGCGGATTTCGTGGCGGCGATCGAGGAGGGTGGCGTCGCGGCGATGGAGGTGATGGCCAGGGATCTCAAGGCGCTCGGTCTGTATGCAGCGCGTTCGCTGTCCTTCGAGGGCGTCGAATATGAGTTGCTCGAGCATCGGCTCACGGATGAACAGGTCCGGATTTACGACGCCTATGCCGAGGCGTTTGCGGTCATTCACAACAATCTCGAAGCCGCGATGCGCGCGGCCAACATCACCGGCGCAACCGGGACGCTCAATGCACAGGCCAAGTCGGCGGCACGCTCAGCCTTCGAATCCGCCAAGCAGCGCTTCTTCGGGCATCTCCTGACCTCGATGAAGACGCCGACCCTGATCAACGCAATCAAGCGGGATCTCGATGCCGGACACGCTGCGGTCATCCAGATCGTCTCCACCGGGGAGGCCTTGACGGAGCGCCGGCTCGCGGAAATCCCGACGGAGGAATGGGGAGACGTGCAGGTCGACATCACGCCGCGCGAATACGTCCTCGACTATCTCGCCCATTCCTTCCCGGTCCAGCTCTATGAGCCGTTCACTGACGGCGAGGGCAACCTGTCCTCGCGACCTGTCACTCGTGACGGCCAGCCCGTCGAGTGTCGTGAGGCAGTGGCGCGGCGGACGGAGATGATCGAGCGGCTCGCCTCGCTTGCACCGGTACCCGGCGCGCTCGACCAGATCGTCCAGCGCTTCGGCACCGATGTGGTCGCCGAGGTGACCGGCCGTTCCAGGCGTATTGTTCGTATGCGTGATCGGCTTGTGGTCGAGACCCGGGCGGCCTCCGCGAATCTGGCGGAGGCGGCGGCCTTCATGGATGACCAGAAACGCGTCTTGGTGTTCTCCGATGCCGGAGGGACTGGTCGTAGCTATCACGCCGAGCTGTCGGCGAAGAACACGCGGCAGCGCGTCCACTATCTGCTGGAGCCGGGCTGGAAGGCGGACGCTGCGATCCAGGGGCTTGGGCGGACCAACCGCACCAACCAGGCGCAGCCGCCGCTGTTTCGGCCGATCGCGACCAACGTGAAGGCCGAGAAGCGCTTCCTGTCCACGATTGCCCGACGGCTCGACACGTTAGGGGCCATCACCCGCGGCCAGCGCCAGACCGGCGGGCAGGGGCTGTTCCGCCCGGAGGACAATCTCGAAAGTCCGCACGCCCGCGATGCCTTGCGCCAGCTTTATGGGCTTCTGGTCCGCGGCCAAGTCGGCAGCTGCTCGCTGGAGCGCTTCGAGCAGGCAACGGGATTGAAGTTGACGGACGAGAACGGCCTGCGCGACGAGCTGCCGCCGATCACGACGTTCCTGAACCGGCTGCTGGCGCTCACGATCGAGCTGCAGAACATCTTGTTCATGGTGTTCGAGCAATTGCTTGCGGCGCGTATCGAGGGAGCGATCGCCTCCGGAACCTTGGACGTCGGCTTGGAGACGCTGCGCGCCGAGAGCTTAGTCGTCACCGGCCGGAGGACGATCTACAGCCATCCGGCCACGGGCGCAGAGACCCATCTCGTCACCATCACCCAGCGTGACCGCAACCAGCCGCTGCCGCTCAACGAGGCCCTGGAACGGCTCCTGCAACGCCGCGCCGTTCCGCTGCGCAATATCCGAACCGGGCGCGCAGCAATCCAACTGCCGGCGCTGAGCGGTCTGCTCGACGACGGAGAGATTGAGCGGCGCGTCCATTTGATCGGGCCGATGGGACGCCAGACTTTGCCGCTCGCAAAGCTCGCCGAGCACGATTGGGTGGAAGCGGATCGTGAGCAGTTCAAGGCGGGCTGGACGGCGCAGCTCGCGTCGATTCCGGAGTTCTCGACGAGCACGATCTATCTCGTCACGGGCCTGCTGCTGCCGATCTGGAAGCGCCTTCCGCAGGAGTTCACGCGCGTCTACCGGCTTCAGACCGACGCGGGCGAGCGCATCATTGGCCGCAAGGTCCCGCTCAGCTGGGTCTCGGCCATGTCGAGGGAGGCTCCCGTGCTCGCGCCCGAGGACGCGTTCGCGGCGCTGCTGCGCGACGATTACGCGCTCGACCTCGCCGAAGGCCTGCAGCTCCGGCGCGTCCGCGTCATGAGCGTCGTTCGCATTGAGCTATCTGGCTTCGCTGAAGGCCTCAGGGACTGTCTCAGGGCCTACGGGCTGTTCGGCGAGATCATCTCCTGGAAGCTCAGGATGTTCATCCCGACTGATCCAAGCGGCGCTGCGGTTCTGGCCAAGGTTCTGGAGCGGTTTCCGATTGCTGATGTCCGCGGGCGGGAGCGGACGTGA
- a CDS encoding ParB/RepB/Spo0J family partition protein → MTKTPQKITLSPSRDIPFNKLVLSQSNVRRTKDGVSIEQLAESIAERTLLQSLNVRAVLDDEGQETGMFEVPAGGRRYRALELLVKQKRMAKTQAVPCVVRDSGLALDDSFAENDQRIGLHPLDQFRAFQALHDSGMSEEEIAARHFVTVAVVKQRLRLAAVSPVLLDVYAADGMTLEQLMAFTVTADHERQVEVWDKVSRSGCDAPYQIRRQLTERTVRAFDRRVQFVGLAAYEDAGGAVLRDLFEADDGGWLEDVALLDRLVAEKLQTEAERIGAEGWKWIAAAVDFPFGHSNGLRELQGEPAELTADEQETIEALRAEQAKLEADHSQADELPEDVDRRLGEIEEALQSFEERSMIFDAAEMARAGAFVSVDSEGRLRVARGFVRPEDEVAATSDQLGAEAGADADGCTGIPDAEVRATAPTIVLGGGQSEVPDQEGEDVERPLPERLISELSAYRTLALRDALGRQPQVAFQAVLHSFVLATFYPFGSALNCLEISLRSQSFPEQPPALQDSIPAKAIAARHAAWKAKLPASDKDLWTVLTAMDGTAQAELFAHCAAQAVNAISEPASRVHQGRLSAHGVRGRLEQADRLSRAVGLDMISAGWKPTVDNYLGRVTKHRILQTVREAKGEASVQLIEHLKKPDMAREAERLLDGSGWLPEPLRGAETDVAPAAEGEGGDGLPAFLSEDEEATEGADEVEEIIAAE, encoded by the coding sequence ATGACCAAGACTCCCCAGAAGATCACGCTGTCGCCGTCGCGCGACATTCCCTTCAACAAGCTTGTCCTGAGCCAGTCCAACGTCCGCCGGACCAAGGATGGCGTCTCGATCGAGCAGCTGGCGGAGAGCATTGCCGAACGGACGCTGCTGCAGAGCTTGAACGTCCGCGCCGTGCTCGATGACGAGGGCCAGGAGACCGGGATGTTCGAGGTGCCGGCGGGCGGCAGGCGCTACCGGGCACTCGAGCTCCTGGTGAAGCAGAAGCGGATGGCGAAAACACAGGCGGTGCCTTGCGTGGTGCGCGATTCTGGTTTGGCCCTGGATGACTCCTTCGCTGAAAACGACCAGCGCATCGGTCTGCATCCCCTCGACCAATTCCGCGCGTTCCAGGCGTTGCATGACAGCGGCATGAGCGAGGAGGAGATTGCCGCGCGACATTTCGTGACGGTGGCGGTCGTCAAGCAGCGCTTGCGGCTGGCCGCTGTCTCGCCTGTGCTGCTCGATGTCTACGCCGCCGACGGCATGACGCTCGAGCAGTTGATGGCCTTCACCGTCACGGCCGATCATGAGCGCCAGGTGGAGGTCTGGGACAAGGTCAGCCGCTCCGGCTGTGATGCGCCTTACCAGATCCGCCGTCAGCTCACGGAGCGGACGGTTCGGGCTTTCGATCGCAGGGTCCAATTCGTCGGGCTCGCCGCCTATGAGGATGCGGGCGGGGCGGTGCTGCGGGATCTGTTCGAGGCCGACGACGGCGGCTGGCTGGAGGATGTCGCGCTGCTTGATCGCCTCGTGGCGGAGAAGCTGCAGACCGAGGCCGAGCGGATCGGTGCCGAGGGCTGGAAGTGGATCGCTGCCGCCGTCGACTTCCCATTCGGGCATTCCAATGGCTTGCGCGAGCTTCAGGGAGAGCCGGCCGAGCTCACCGCGGACGAGCAGGAAACGATCGAAGCGCTGAGGGCCGAACAGGCCAAGCTCGAGGCGGACCATAGTCAGGCCGATGAGCTGCCCGAGGACGTCGATCGACGCCTTGGGGAGATCGAGGAGGCGCTGCAATCATTCGAGGAACGGTCCATGATCTTCGATGCGGCGGAGATGGCGCGCGCCGGCGCGTTCGTCAGCGTCGACTCCGAGGGCCGGCTTCGGGTCGCCCGTGGCTTCGTCCGCCCGGAGGATGAGGTCGCCGCGACGAGTGACCAGCTGGGTGCCGAAGCTGGGGCGGACGCTGATGGATGTACCGGCATTCCGGACGCGGAGGTCAGGGCAACGGCACCGACGATCGTGCTCGGCGGCGGCCAGAGCGAGGTGCCCGATCAAGAGGGGGAGGACGTCGAACGGCCCTTGCCGGAACGGCTGATCAGCGAGCTTTCGGCCTATCGCACGCTCGCTTTGCGCGATGCGCTGGGTCGGCAGCCGCAGGTCGCCTTCCAGGCGGTGCTGCACAGCTTCGTGCTGGCGACGTTCTATCCGTTCGGCTCCGCGCTCAATTGCCTGGAGATCTCGCTGCGCAGCCAGAGCTTTCCGGAGCAGCCGCCGGCTCTGCAGGACAGCATCCCGGCAAAGGCGATTGCCGCCCGTCACGCAGCCTGGAAAGCAAAGCTGCCGGCAAGCGACAAGGACCTCTGGACGGTACTGACGGCAATGGATGGGACGGCGCAGGCCGAGCTCTTCGCCCATTGCGCGGCGCAGGCCGTGAACGCAATCTCGGAGCCGGCCAGCCGGGTGCATCAAGGGCGCCTATCTGCGCACGGCGTCCGTGGTCGCCTCGAACAGGCGGACCGGCTGTCGCGCGCCGTCGGGCTCGACATGATCAGTGCCGGCTGGAAGCCCACTGTGGACAACTATCTCGGCCGCGTCACCAAGCATCGGATCCTGCAGACCGTGCGCGAGGCCAAGGGCGAGGCCTCGGTCCAGCTCATCGAGCATCTCAAGAAGCCGGACATGGCGCGCGAAGCCGAGCGATTGCTCGATGGCAGCGGCTGGTTGCCGGAGCCACTGCGAGGAGCAGAGACTGATGTCGCTCCGGCAGCTGAAGGCGAAGGTGGCGACGGCCTGCCGGCTTTCCTCAGCGAGGATGAGGAAGCGACAGAGGGCGCTGACGAAGTCGAGGAGATCATCGCTGCGGAGTGA
- a CDS encoding ArdC family protein: MQARRVGGRAGGSQASLYEEITSKIIAELEAGRVPWVQPWGTQAAKAQLNLPSNATTGRPYSGINVLILWGAVIEQGFTGQSWLTFRQALSVGGHVRKGERGVTVVYADRFVPSDERRRAHEVGDEAQAIPFLKRFTVFNTDQCDSLPGDVATVAPPPPPGVVEPVVETLIANSGVDFRIGGPRAFYAPVEDFVQVPPPAAFFEPINWHRTALHELAHASGHASRLSRDLSGRLGSSKYAFEELIAEIASAFSCAALGIVPTVRHADYIGAWLDVLREDNRAIVRAASQASRVAGYLLGFAPDADGQVETSGADCAAA; the protein is encoded by the coding sequence ATGCAGGCACGGAGAGTTGGTGGGCGCGCTGGCGGGAGCCAGGCGAGCCTCTATGAGGAGATCACGAGCAAGATCATCGCCGAGCTGGAAGCTGGCCGTGTGCCCTGGGTGCAGCCGTGGGGCACGCAGGCGGCGAAGGCCCAGCTTAATCTTCCAAGCAATGCGACGACAGGGCGGCCATACTCTGGGATCAACGTCTTGATCCTCTGGGGCGCAGTGATCGAGCAGGGATTCACTGGCCAGAGCTGGCTGACGTTCCGGCAGGCGCTGTCCGTCGGCGGCCATGTGCGCAAAGGCGAGCGCGGTGTCACCGTCGTCTATGCAGACCGCTTTGTCCCATCCGATGAGCGGCGGCGCGCCCATGAGGTGGGCGACGAGGCGCAGGCGATTCCGTTTCTCAAGCGGTTTACCGTCTTCAACACCGATCAATGCGACAGTTTGCCAGGGGATGTCGCAACCGTTGCGCCACCGCCGCCGCCTGGGGTGGTAGAGCCTGTGGTGGAGACGCTGATCGCGAACAGCGGCGTCGACTTCCGGATTGGGGGGCCGCGGGCCTTCTATGCTCCGGTGGAAGATTTCGTGCAGGTGCCACCGCCTGCCGCCTTCTTCGAGCCAATCAACTGGCATCGCACGGCTCTGCACGAGCTCGCCCATGCAAGTGGCCACGCATCGCGGCTGAGCCGCGATCTCTCAGGCCGTTTGGGAAGCAGCAAATACGCATTCGAGGAGCTGATCGCGGAGATCGCGTCCGCCTTTAGCTGCGCCGCGCTCGGGATCGTGCCGACCGTGCGCCATGCCGACTATATCGGCGCCTGGCTCGATGTCTTGCGCGAAGACAATCGCGCGATCGTTCGTGCAGCGAGCCAGGCAAGCCGTGTAGCCGGCTATCTCCTCGGCTTTGCACCTGATGCGGATGGGCAGGTCGAGACGAGCGGAGCGGATTGCGCCGCTGCGTGA
- a CDS encoding tyrosine-type recombinase/integrase: MLKHRAATLLIERSVDIRFLQHLLDHSSIATAEIYTHVSDEALRPTLERADVLAQLAA, encoded by the coding sequence GTGCTTAAGCACAGGGCGGCAACGCTCTTGATCGAGCGTAGCGTCGACATACGATTCCTTCAGCATCTACTCGATCATTCGAGTATCGCGACGGCCGAGATCTACACGCACGTATCGGACGAGGCGCTGAGACCCACTCTGGAGCGAGCAGATGTTCTCGCCCAGTTGGCCGCCTGA
- a CDS encoding Ku protein → MAPRANWKGFLRLSLVTCPVALYPATSESEKISFNQLNRTTGHRIKYVKVDADTGEEVPSEDIVKGYELEKGQYIEVSKEELEEIALESTRTIEIDEFVDKTDIDPRYLIRPYYLRPDGKVGHDAFAVIRETIREMNKVAIGRIVLTNREHIIALEPMDKGLVGTLLRYPYEVRSEQEHFDEIQDVKITKDMLDLARHIVNQKAGTFSPEKFEDHYETALIDLINQKRAGKTIRPKDRPKGENVVDLMEALRRSVGQPAQPSEAAKPAKKPKKTTAGQKEMLVPIAGKKAAAKEAPAKKPAAGHQRKSA, encoded by the coding sequence ATGGCCCCCCGCGCCAACTGGAAAGGCTTCCTGCGCCTGTCGCTCGTCACCTGCCCGGTGGCCCTCTACCCCGCCACGTCTGAGTCGGAGAAGATCAGCTTCAACCAGCTGAACCGGACGACGGGCCACCGGATCAAGTACGTCAAGGTCGACGCTGACACCGGGGAAGAGGTCCCCAGCGAGGACATCGTCAAGGGCTATGAGCTCGAGAAGGGCCAGTACATCGAGGTCTCGAAGGAGGAGCTCGAGGAGATCGCCCTGGAGTCCACGCGCACGATCGAGATCGACGAATTCGTCGACAAGACCGACATCGACCCGCGCTATCTGATCCGCCCCTACTATCTGCGCCCGGACGGCAAGGTTGGCCATGACGCCTTCGCGGTGATCCGTGAGACGATCCGGGAGATGAACAAGGTCGCGATTGGCCGGATCGTGCTCACGAACCGCGAGCACATCATCGCGCTCGAGCCGATGGACAAGGGCCTGGTCGGCACCCTGCTGCGGTACCCTTATGAGGTGCGGTCGGAGCAGGAACATTTCGACGAAATCCAGGACGTGAAGATCACGAAGGACATGCTGGATCTCGCCCGTCACATCGTGAACCAGAAGGCCGGCACGTTCTCGCCGGAGAAGTTCGAGGACCACTATGAGACGGCACTGATCGACCTGATCAATCAGAAGCGTGCGGGCAAGACGATCCGCCCGAAGGATCGGCCGAAGGGCGAGAACGTGGTCGATCTGATGGAGGCGCTGCGACGCTCGGTCGGGCAGCCAGCGCAGCCATCGGAGGCGGCCAAGCCCGCGAAGAAGCCGAAGAAGACTACCGCCGGCCAGAAGGAGATGCTGGTGCCGATCGCCGGCAAGAAGGCTGCCGCCAAGGAGGCGCCAGCGAAAAAGCCAGCCGCCGGCCATCAGCGGAAATCCGCTTGA
- a CDS encoding SDR family oxidoreductase has protein sequence MNLELDGKTALITAASGGIGRGIAVALAEAGVRVAISGRNHDALKLVADWLVSSAGGRPVIVVGDVCAQGGPARIAGEALASFGGCIDILVNNAGGARPVSGVADDAFWDEAMTLNFLAARRLTDLIWPKMKSRNWGRIINISGAVVAPKLNGAAPAKAALVSWSRTLSSELGPYGITVNTVAPGRINSNQIQRLHPTDQSKADFIRQNIPAGYFGEPFDIGHLVAFLASPLARYINGAAIPVDGGAVRRV, from the coding sequence TTGAACCTTGAACTGGACGGCAAGACAGCGCTCATTACAGCGGCCAGTGGCGGAATTGGCCGCGGCATCGCGGTTGCACTTGCAGAGGCTGGCGTTCGTGTCGCGATTAGTGGAAGGAATCATGATGCGTTGAAGCTCGTGGCCGATTGGTTGGTATCTAGCGCTGGCGGCCGCCCAGTCATCGTGGTGGGAGACGTATGTGCGCAAGGCGGTCCAGCTCGCATTGCTGGTGAGGCGCTTGCATCATTTGGGGGCTGCATCGATATTCTAGTCAACAACGCAGGGGGCGCCAGGCCCGTTTCAGGCGTAGCTGATGATGCCTTTTGGGACGAAGCAATGACGCTCAACTTCCTTGCGGCACGTCGGCTGACGGACCTCATCTGGCCAAAAATGAAAAGCCGCAACTGGGGTCGGATCATCAATATCTCGGGTGCGGTTGTCGCGCCGAAGCTCAACGGCGCGGCGCCGGCCAAGGCAGCGCTTGTCAGTTGGTCGAGAACATTATCATCGGAACTCGGTCCGTATGGTATCACCGTCAATACCGTCGCGCCCGGGCGCATCAATTCAAACCAAATTCAGAGATTGCATCCAACAGACCAATCGAAGGCGGACTTTATTCGGCAAAACATCCCTGCGGGCTACTTTGGAGAGCCTTTTGACATAGGTCATCTGGTGGCATTCCTCGCGTCTCCCCTGGCTCGGTATATCAACGGCGCCGCCATCCCAGTCGATGGTGGCGCGGTGCGTCGCGTATAG
- a CDS encoding GNAT family N-acetyltransferase, whose protein sequence is MDEPPIEIERLTDASVLSATIATLQFAYWRALTGHDTALGYEEFLKNAARSARLPMVLVARRGPMYVGSANLLASEMTIRPALSPWMAQLFVTDSSRGRGVGSALIQAMMNRAFALGFQRVHLFTSGPLPAYYAAQGWKPVEEVEYLGKMRTVMAIDLP, encoded by the coding sequence ATGGACGAGCCGCCTATTGAGATTGAACGCTTGACCGACGCGTCAGTCTTGTCAGCTACAATCGCCACGCTTCAGTTCGCGTACTGGAGGGCGCTGACCGGTCACGATACAGCATTGGGCTACGAAGAATTTTTGAAAAACGCGGCCCGATCAGCCCGATTGCCAATGGTTTTGGTCGCCCGGCGCGGCCCAATGTACGTGGGCTCGGCCAACTTATTGGCCAGCGAGATGACGATACGGCCTGCGCTTTCGCCGTGGATGGCTCAGCTCTTTGTGACCGACTCGTCCCGAGGGCGTGGGGTCGGAAGCGCACTGATTCAGGCGATGATGAACCGTGCTTTCGCACTGGGCTTTCAGCGTGTCCATCTCTTTACGTCGGGACCACTGCCTGCGTACTACGCTGCGCAAGGATGGAAGCCAGTCGAGGAGGTCGAATACCTAGGAAAGATGCGCACCGTTATGGCAATCGATCTGCCATGA